Proteins found in one Candidatus Zixiibacteriota bacterium genomic segment:
- a CDS encoding ABC transporter substrate-binding protein encodes MEKLFLTVACGDYDRTQALQSGAVAAEGIRLNYVALEAEEIFWRMGHHREFDVSEMSLSNHITAVSRGESAFVAIPVFPSRFFRHSCVFINTGSGIDTPADLKGKRVGAPEYSITAAVWIRGFLKDDYGVRAEDVHWLVGGQEEPGRKERVRLELPPAIRVDSIAPDQTLNSMLEKGEIDALISARSPSCFLQGSPRVRRLFPNYKEVEVDYYRRTRIFPIMHVLVIRREIYDAHPWVARSLLKAFTAAKDLAIRKLNFPTNTLSCTLPWLPWEREQLNEIFGPDWWPYGIAANRHVLEHLVRYMGEQGLLARPVTVEEIFAPSAVGEFKI; translated from the coding sequence ATGGAAAAATTGTTTCTGACCGTCGCCTGCGGCGATTACGACCGCACGCAGGCGCTTCAGTCCGGCGCGGTCGCGGCGGAGGGGATCCGCTTGAACTACGTGGCGCTCGAAGCCGAGGAGATCTTCTGGCGCATGGGGCACCACCGGGAGTTCGACGTTTCCGAGATGTCGCTTTCGAACCACATCACGGCGGTAAGCCGCGGGGAGTCCGCGTTCGTCGCCATTCCGGTCTTCCCGTCCCGCTTTTTCCGGCACTCGTGTGTTTTTATCAACACCGGCTCGGGCATCGACACGCCCGCGGACCTCAAGGGCAAACGGGTCGGCGCTCCCGAGTACTCGATCACGGCGGCGGTCTGGATCCGGGGGTTTCTCAAGGACGACTACGGCGTGCGGGCCGAGGACGTGCACTGGCTCGTCGGCGGGCAGGAAGAGCCAGGGAGAAAGGAGCGGGTCAGGCTCGAGCTGCCGCCCGCGATCCGGGTCGACTCGATCGCTCCCGACCAGACGCTCAACTCCATGCTCGAAAAGGGCGAGATCGATGCCCTGATCTCCGCCCGAAGCCCTTCGTGCTTTCTCCAGGGCTCGCCGCGAGTCCGGCGGCTGTTTCCCAACTATAAGGAGGTCGAGGTCGATTACTACCGGCGGACCCGGATCTTCCCCATCATGCACGTGCTGGTGATCCGCCGGGAAATCTACGACGCTCATCCGTGGGTGGCCCGAAGTCTCCTCAAGGCGTTTACCGCTGCGAAGGACCTCGCGATCAGGAAGCTGAATTTCCCGACCAACACCCTGTCCTGCACGCTTCCCTGGCTCCCGTGGGAGCGCGAGCAGCTCAACGAGATTTTCGGCCCCGACTGGTGGCCGTACGGGATCGCCGCCAACCGCCACGTTCTGGAGCATCTGGTTCGTTACATGGGCGAGCAGGGATTGCTGGCGCGCCCGGTGACCGTCGAGGAAATCTTCGCTCCGAGCGCGGTCGGGGAGTTCAAGATCTGA
- a CDS encoding TIGR03668 family PPOX class F420-dependent oxidoreductase: MAGRVGPRFSLPVRRFIRSARVAHLATAGADGQPLVVPICFVFDGTRFYSPVDEKPKRVSPDRLKRMRNIRENPRVSLVVDRYEEDWKRLAYVLVAGTAEILMRGPRHRKAVRLLRRKYSQYRRMAIEERPLIAIAPRRVAAWGSL, from the coding sequence ATGGCGGGACGGGTCGGCCCCCGGTTTTCCCTGCCGGTCCGACGCTTCATTCGGTCAGCCCGCGTCGCCCATCTCGCCACCGCGGGCGCCGATGGGCAGCCCCTCGTCGTCCCGATCTGCTTCGTTTTCGACGGAACCCGTTTCTATTCGCCGGTCGACGAGAAACCCAAGCGGGTCTCGCCGGACAGGCTCAAACGGATGCGCAACATCCGCGAGAACCCCCGGGTCTCGCTGGTCGTCGATCGCTACGAGGAAGACTGGAAGCGCCTGGCCTACGTGCTCGTCGCGGGGACGGCCGAGATCCTGATGCGCGGACCGCGCCACCGGAAGGCGGTCAGGCTGCTTCGCCGCAAGTACAGCCAGTACCGCCGGATGGCGATCGAAGAGAGGCCGCTCATCGCGATCGCGCCGCGGCGGGTCGCGGCCTGGGGCTCGCTCTAA
- the glnE gene encoding bifunctional [glutamate--ammonia ligase]-adenylyl-L-tyrosine phosphorylase/[glutamate--ammonia-ligase] adenylyltransferase, which translates to MKSLQSLQLSGDDRRDFERLARESPSPDLAANYLLRLGEAGGPEALEKIPPGDRPALVRLLGSSAYLGEVLLREGASWAEVFLGRIRIARKTVADHLAELESRSAGAGSFDEFCAALRRHKQREYLRIGARDLLASVTLEETVRELTALAEAALEASYRFCRREVERDFGRLLLPGADRDNGFVIIGMGKLGGSELNFSSDIDVVFLYESDEGESAGGARGRADARGFFTAVAKKIVQAMGNVTEDGFVFRVDLRLRPLGVHGPLVQSVDSAMLYYESWGQCWERSALIKARAVAGDLALGRRFLKEVEPFVYRRYLDYTTVEELRHLKLRIENELLDPRGKERNIKLGYGGIREIEFFAQALQLVNGGYEPRIREAGTLAALERLAEHGFISIAEKEKLSAAYRFLRQTEHKVQMVQEAHSHSIPEGAKEEGALARRLGYVRKGARSERALFWRDHRAHTAAVRSIFDRLFYGAQKEITGRGASELGSIWNDLDRREAIVGALRNAGFADPERAYENLLAVRDGEVYAPPSPRRLKVMRTLGPALVAEIANSSSPDRSLLNLARFSHRIGGRTGFLTLLAENPPTMRLLITVFADSQFLTDLFLARPELIDVLIRVDLTRLEKSKDEMTAELRAAVAEAGDVEAKLNALRRYRTEEFIRIGLHDLGGAIELEPVMAQLSDLASACLEVALEMTLAEVEERFGSIPGGRFAIVGMGKLGGKELDYNSDLDLVFVYDAPEDARSAGGRQESLSAHEFYVRVGQKLITYLTAATEEGIAYRIDMQLRPSGKAGPLVCSLDAFREYHRTSSLLWERQALIKARFVAGDAALGAAIEEVRESFAFGRGLGPDGAGEIHHLRMRMERELARENEARFNLKKGRGGLVDIEFVTQMLQLAHGYRCPEVRERETLKALKALYHRGILKKPDYALLFDGYLFLRRLDHRLRLERDQSIDSFEREPERLQSIARALGYAGGKKGRRRGGLSAGEKLLKDYEVRRERIRACYERFFVVKDETSRSEAAETAG; encoded by the coding sequence GTGAAAAGTTTGCAGTCTCTGCAACTGTCGGGCGACGACCGGCGCGACTTCGAACGGCTGGCTCGCGAAAGTCCGTCTCCCGACCTGGCGGCCAATTACCTTCTCCGCCTCGGCGAAGCGGGCGGCCCGGAGGCGCTCGAGAAGATTCCCCCCGGGGATCGGCCCGCGCTCGTCCGGCTCCTGGGATCGAGCGCCTATCTCGGGGAAGTCCTGCTTCGCGAGGGGGCGAGCTGGGCCGAGGTCTTTCTGGGCCGGATCCGAATTGCGCGAAAGACGGTCGCCGACCACCTGGCCGAGCTGGAAAGCCGTTCGGCCGGGGCAGGCTCGTTCGACGAGTTCTGTGCCGCCCTGCGGCGGCACAAGCAGCGGGAGTATCTCCGCATCGGCGCCCGGGACCTCCTCGCCTCGGTGACGCTGGAGGAGACGGTGCGGGAGCTGACCGCTCTGGCCGAAGCCGCGCTGGAGGCTTCCTACCGCTTCTGCCGGCGCGAGGTGGAGCGGGATTTCGGCCGGCTTCTCCTGCCCGGCGCCGACCGCGACAACGGCTTTGTCATCATCGGGATGGGAAAGCTCGGCGGCAGCGAGCTCAACTTCAGCTCCGACATCGACGTCGTCTTTCTCTACGAGAGCGACGAAGGAGAGAGCGCCGGCGGCGCGAGAGGCCGGGCCGATGCGCGCGGTTTTTTCACGGCTGTCGCCAAGAAGATCGTCCAGGCGATGGGCAACGTCACCGAAGACGGGTTCGTTTTTCGCGTCGACCTGAGGCTTCGGCCCCTCGGCGTTCACGGCCCTCTGGTGCAATCGGTCGATTCGGCGATGCTCTATTATGAGTCGTGGGGGCAATGCTGGGAGCGCTCAGCCTTGATCAAAGCGCGAGCAGTCGCGGGCGACCTCGCTCTGGGCAGGCGCTTCCTCAAGGAGGTGGAACCGTTCGTCTATCGTCGCTATCTCGACTACACCACGGTGGAGGAGCTGCGGCATCTCAAGCTTCGCATCGAGAACGAGCTGCTCGACCCGCGGGGCAAGGAGCGAAACATCAAGCTCGGCTACGGCGGGATTCGAGAGATCGAGTTCTTTGCTCAGGCCCTGCAGCTCGTCAACGGCGGCTACGAGCCCAGGATCCGGGAGGCTGGCACGCTCGCCGCGCTCGAGCGGCTGGCCGAGCACGGCTTCATCTCGATCGCCGAAAAGGAGAAACTGTCGGCCGCCTACCGTTTCCTGCGCCAGACGGAGCACAAGGTGCAGATGGTCCAGGAAGCCCACTCGCACTCGATCCCGGAGGGCGCCAAGGAAGAGGGGGCGCTGGCGCGGCGGCTGGGGTATGTGCGCAAGGGGGCGCGCAGCGAGCGGGCGCTCTTCTGGCGCGATCATCGGGCGCACACCGCGGCGGTGAGAAGCATTTTCGATCGGCTGTTTTACGGGGCGCAGAAAGAAATCACCGGCCGGGGGGCCTCGGAGCTCGGGTCGATCTGGAACGATCTCGACCGCCGCGAGGCGATCGTCGGCGCTCTTCGGAACGCCGGCTTTGCCGACCCCGAGAGGGCTTACGAGAACCTGCTCGCCGTGCGCGACGGCGAAGTCTACGCGCCCCCCAGCCCGCGCCGCCTCAAGGTGATGCGCACCCTGGGTCCCGCGCTCGTTGCCGAGATCGCGAACTCGAGCTCTCCCGATCGGTCGCTGCTCAACCTCGCCCGGTTCAGCCATCGCATCGGCGGCCGCACCGGATTTCTCACCTTGCTGGCGGAAAACCCGCCGACCATGCGGCTGCTGATCACGGTGTTCGCCGACAGCCAGTTCCTCACGGATCTTTTCCTGGCGCGCCCGGAGCTGATCGACGTGCTGATCCGCGTGGACCTGACCCGCCTGGAGAAAAGCAAAGACGAGATGACGGCGGAGCTGCGGGCTGCGGTCGCCGAAGCCGGCGACGTCGAAGCCAAGCTCAACGCGCTGAGACGCTACAGGACCGAGGAGTTCATCCGGATCGGCCTGCACGATCTCGGCGGGGCGATCGAGCTGGAGCCAGTCATGGCGCAGCTTTCCGATCTGGCTTCGGCCTGCCTGGAGGTCGCCCTGGAGATGACGCTTGCGGAGGTGGAGGAGCGGTTCGGCTCGATTCCCGGCGGGCGGTTTGCGATCGTCGGGATGGGAAAGCTCGGGGGCAAGGAGCTTGATTACAATTCGGACCTCGATCTGGTGTTCGTTTATGACGCGCCGGAGGACGCCCGGTCAGCCGGCGGCCGGCAGGAAAGCCTCAGCGCCCACGAATTCTACGTCCGGGTCGGGCAGAAACTCATCACCTACCTCACCGCAGCGACCGAAGAGGGCATCGCCTACCGGATCGACATGCAGCTTCGCCCCTCGGGGAAAGCGGGGCCCCTGGTCTGCTCCCTCGACGCGTTTCGCGAGTATCACAGGACCAGCTCCCTTTTGTGGGAAAGACAGGCGCTGATCAAGGCCCGCTTCGTCGCGGGGGATGCGGCGCTGGGCGCCGCGATCGAGGAGGTTCGGGAAAGTTTCGCCTTCGGCCGAGGGCTCGGTCCCGACGGAGCGGGAGAGATCCACCATCTGCGCATGCGCATGGAGCGGGAGCTGGCCCGGGAGAACGAGGCGCGCTTCAATCTCAAGAAGGGCCGCGGCGGCCTGGTGGACATCGAGTTCGTAACGCAAATGCTCCAGCTGGCGCACGGCTACCGCTGCCCCGAAGTGAGGGAAAGGGAAACCTTAAAGGCCCTGAAGGCGCTTTACCACCGCGGCATCTTGAAGAAACCGGACTACGCGTTGCTCTTCGACGGCTATCTGTTCTTGCGCCGCCTTGACCACCGCTTGCGCCTCGAACGGGACCAGTCGATCGACAGCTTCGAGCGCGAGCCCGAAAGGCTCCAGAGCATCGCGCGCGCCCTGGGCTACGCGGGCGGCAAGAAGGGTCGGCGACGTGGGGGCCTATCGGCTGGCGAGAAGCTGCTGAAAGACTACGAGGTCCGGCGGGAAAGGATCCGTGCCTGCTACGAGCGGTTTTTCGTGGTGAAGGACGAGACCTCTCGGAGCGAGGCGGCGGAAACCGCCGGTTAG